From the Flavobacterium gyeonganense genome, the window TAGTAGTAACTTTCTGTTGATCCAAATTCATAAAAATTAAGCGCCAATACACCCAATAAACCTAAAATGGTAAACGGAACGATGCCCTTTCTAAAATTTAGAATTTCAAACAATAGGCAGAAAACACCTAATCCTGTTATAGCTATTAATGTATTCATTTTTGTTTTTTTGATTTAGGAAATCTAAAACTCCCCTAATTTATTTTTATTTAAAATATTAATTTTTATTGATAACGTTTAAAATCGTTTCTAAACTTGGTGTAATCAGATCTGTAATAGGTTTTGGATAGAAGCCAAATAATAATAAAACAGCAATGATTACAGCAAATGAAATTCCTTCGTTAAGTGTAACATCTGCAAAAGTCTTAGAATTGGTTTCGCCTAACATAACATGCTGGAACATTCTTAGCATATAGTAAGCTCCTAAAATAATTGTGGTTCCTCCAAGAAGAGCAAACCAGATATTAACTTGGGAAAGACTATATAAAACTGTAAATTCCCCAACAAAGTTAAATGTACCAGGCAAAGCAACAGATGCTAAGACTAAAATCAAAAACATGGAGGTAAGTTTAGGGGATTGCGTACGGATTCCACCCAATTTAGAAATTTCTCTGGTTTCAAATCTTCTGAAAACAACTTCAGCAGCAAAGAATAATCCAACAACTACAAAACCGTGAGCGATCATTTGTAAAACCGCACCTCTTAAACCATCAAGAGTTAAAGTGTATGATCCAGCTGCAATTAAACCAACGTGTGCAAGAGACGAATAAGCTAATAATTTTTTCAAGTCATTTTGTCTTAACGCTACGATAGACCCGTAGATTACACCAGCAATTCCTAAAGCAATAAAGATGTACATGTATTCTTTAGCAGCAAGCGGTGCAATTGGTAACTGCCATCTGATAACACTATAAAGTCCCATTTTTAGCATGATACCAGATAAAAGCATTGTTCCAACAGTTGGTGCTTTTTGGTACACATTTGCCTGCCAGGTATGGAAAGGAATAATTGGAATTTTAATAGCATAGGCTAAGAAGAAAGC encodes:
- a CDS encoding complex I subunit 4 family protein, producing MNVSTILIILLIGAFATYFSGDKLASKVALLFSLAALGCSIVLLNNYNAGENISVINSWITQPKISFALNADGLGLAMVLLTVALTPIIIFSSFGNEYRNSKAFYGLILFMAFAMTGTFLASDGLLYYIFWELALIPIYFIALIWGNGDAEERRKAVVKFFIYTLAGSLFMLTAFIYLSQKANGSFLIEDLYKVQLSACEQFWIFLAFFLAYAIKIPIIPFHTWQANVYQKAPTVGTMLLSGIMLKMGLYSVIRWQLPIAPLAAKEYMYIFIALGIAGVIYGSIVALRQNDLKKLLAYSSLAHVGLIAAGSYTLTLDGLRGAVLQMIAHGFVVVGLFFAAEVVFRRFETREISKLGGIRTQSPKLTSMFLILVLASVALPGTFNFVGEFTVLYSLSQVNIWFALLGGTTIILGAYYMLRMFQHVMLGETNSKTFADVTLNEGISFAVIIAVLLLFGFYPKPITDLITPSLETILNVINKN